From the Roseibium salinum genome, one window contains:
- a CDS encoding TRAP transporter large permease: MTTLLILAALFALLLIRVPVAFSLGGLGLALLIFGGFSPLMAPQAILSTLDGFILLAVPLFLLMSNILLKGGVGRDLFAAVHAWVGHWPGGLAVATIVSCAIFAAISGSSVATAATIGTVAIPEMIQRGYERKFVYGLLAAGGTLGILIPPSIPMIVYGFVTEQSVIALFLAGIGPGLLLVVVFIGFSMIYARWFGGYTPEPASSTRERIDSTVRALPSIALALIVIGVIYTGVATPTEAAAIGFAVALLITGLFLRTLTLKTFTEAALESMVTTVAILLIVAGAKVFGKAITLYRIPQDISVFIGQNIDTPLAFILVVSVVLLIMGLVFEALSMVLIMTPVLLPAALTLGFDPIWFGVYMVVMVECALITPPVGLNLYVIQSVARARLSEVSRGVLPFLLLMLITVAILYVWTDLALYIPFKL, encoded by the coding sequence ATGACGACGCTCCTCATTCTCGCGGCGCTTTTCGCCCTGCTGCTCATCCGCGTGCCGGTGGCTTTTTCGCTTGGCGGACTCGGTCTTGCCCTGCTGATCTTCGGCGGATTTTCGCCGCTCATGGCACCGCAGGCGATCCTTTCCACGCTGGACGGCTTTATCCTGCTGGCGGTTCCGCTGTTCCTGCTGATGTCCAACATCCTGCTCAAGGGCGGCGTCGGCAGGGACCTCTTTGCCGCCGTCCATGCCTGGGTCGGCCACTGGCCCGGCGGTCTTGCGGTGGCAACCATCGTCTCCTGCGCCATCTTCGCCGCCATTTCCGGCTCCTCGGTCGCCACCGCCGCAACCATCGGCACGGTCGCCATTCCCGAAATGATCCAGCGCGGGTATGAGCGGAAGTTCGTCTACGGGCTGCTGGCGGCGGGCGGCACGCTCGGCATCCTCATTCCGCCCTCCATTCCGATGATCGTCTACGGCTTTGTCACGGAACAGTCGGTGATCGCACTGTTCCTGGCCGGCATCGGACCCGGGCTCCTGCTTGTCGTGGTGTTCATCGGCTTTTCCATGATCTATGCGCGCTGGTTCGGCGGCTATACGCCGGAACCGGCCTCAAGTACCCGCGAACGCATCGACAGCACGGTGCGCGCCTTGCCGTCGATTGCCCTTGCGCTGATCGTTATCGGCGTCATCTATACCGGCGTTGCGACGCCGACCGAAGCGGCGGCCATCGGCTTCGCGGTGGCGCTGCTCATCACCGGACTCTTTCTGCGCACCCTGACCTTGAAGACATTCACCGAGGCGGCGCTGGAGTCCATGGTGACGACGGTCGCCATCCTGCTGATCGTCGCCGGGGCAAAGGTCTTCGGCAAGGCGATCACGCTCTACCGGATCCCGCAGGATATTTCCGTATTCATCGGCCAGAACATCGATACGCCGCTTGCCTTTATCCTCGTCGTTTCCGTGGTGCTGCTGATCATGGGGCTGGTGTTCGAGGCGCTGTCCATGGTGCTGATCATGACGCCGGTCCTGCTGCCGGCTGCCCTGACGCTCGGCTTCGATCCCATCTGGTTCGGCGTCTATATGGTGGTGATGGTGGAATGTGCGCTGATCACCCCGCCGGTCGGGCTCAATCTCTATGTGATCCAGTCGGTTGCCCGCGCCAGACTGTCGGAAGTCTCCCGAGGCGTGCTGCCGTTTCTGCTGCTGATGCTGATAACGGTTGCGATCCTCTACGTCTGGACCGATCTTGCCCTTTACATCCCGTTCAAGCTCTGA
- the dctP gene encoding TRAP transporter substrate-binding protein DctP, with the protein MKAFSWALGAALALGVSVGSAGAADTTLRISLQLPLTSHLGQNVLLFKEEVEKNANGEIAVEIYDSAQLYKDKEVPAAVGSGSIEMGVASLTRYVGDIPAVDIFYQPFLFDTEEKVRAAVAPGSPVRGPLDEAIKETGSTVLWWQAYGGAIMLSKGAPVKTPDDLKGKKVRVFGKTLGDFVTAAGGAPTLISGSEQYLAYQRGTVDVGMTGVSGVKSRKLWEVMDTITVTNNADIEFIVVVNTDFWNGLPEEHKAIIQAAALKAESDVRDRMSEIEAQAYEAAKENGMTVYTPTEEEMTAWKAVSQPVYDTFVEKAGPLGQKVMEAASAL; encoded by the coding sequence ATGAAAGCATTTTCCTGGGCACTTGGTGCCGCGCTCGCGCTTGGCGTGTCGGTCGGCTCCGCCGGCGCCGCAGACACGACACTGCGCATTTCCCTTCAACTGCCGCTGACGAGCCATCTGGGTCAGAACGTTCTTCTGTTCAAAGAGGAAGTGGAGAAGAATGCAAACGGCGAGATTGCGGTTGAAATCTATGATTCCGCTCAGCTCTACAAGGACAAGGAAGTTCCCGCGGCCGTCGGGTCCGGATCCATCGAGATGGGCGTCGCCTCGCTGACCCGTTATGTCGGCGACATTCCGGCCGTCGACATATTCTACCAGCCGTTCCTGTTCGATACGGAAGAAAAGGTCCGGGCCGCGGTCGCTCCCGGGTCGCCCGTGCGGGGTCCCCTGGACGAAGCCATCAAGGAGACCGGATCGACGGTCCTGTGGTGGCAGGCCTATGGCGGCGCGATCATGCTGTCCAAGGGGGCGCCGGTGAAGACGCCGGACGACCTGAAGGGCAAGAAGGTCCGCGTTTTCGGCAAGACGCTCGGCGATTTCGTGACGGCGGCCGGCGGGGCGCCGACACTCATTTCGGGATCCGAGCAGTATCTCGCCTACCAGCGCGGCACGGTCGATGTCGGCATGACCGGCGTTTCCGGGGTCAAGTCCAGGAAGCTCTGGGAAGTGATGGACACGATAACCGTCACCAACAATGCGGATATCGAATTCATCGTGGTCGTGAACACGGATTTCTGGAACGGTCTGCCCGAGGAACACAAGGCGATCATCCAGGCCGCCGCCCTGAAGGCCGAATCCGATGTGCGGGACCGCATGTCCGAGATCGAAGCGCAGGCCTATGAAGCTGCGAAGGAAAACGGCATGACGGTCTATACCCCGACCGAGGAGGAAATGACCGCCTGGAAGGCCGTCAGTCAGCCGGTCTACGACACGTTTGTCGAAAAGGCCGGGCCTCTCGGCCAAAAGGTCATGGAGGCGGCCAGCGCACTCTGA
- a CDS encoding YggS family pyridoxal phosphate-dependent enzyme, whose amino-acid sequence MSAADRLSEVKADIRSAEAEYGRADGSVSLIAVSKTFEAADIRPVLNAGHRIFGENKVQEAMGKWPGLREDYDGIELHLIGPLQSNKAKEAVATFDVIHTVDRPKIARALKAEMDKQGRDLACFIQVNTGEEPQKAGIAPGDVDAFVEDCRGEVGLNIVGLMCIPPIDEAPGAHFALLEKIARRNGLSGLSMGMSSDYGIAIGFGATHVRVGSAIFGARDYA is encoded by the coding sequence ATGTCCGCTGCCGACCGTCTGTCCGAGGTTAAGGCCGATATCCGCAGTGCCGAGGCCGAATATGGTCGGGCGGACGGTTCCGTTTCGCTGATCGCCGTGTCGAAAACATTCGAGGCCGCGGATATCCGCCCGGTCCTGAACGCGGGTCACCGGATCTTCGGGGAAAACAAGGTCCAGGAGGCCATGGGCAAATGGCCGGGGCTCAGGGAGGACTATGACGGCATCGAGTTGCACCTGATCGGGCCGCTGCAGTCAAACAAGGCAAAGGAAGCGGTGGCGACCTTCGACGTCATTCACACGGTCGACAGGCCGAAGATCGCCCGGGCGCTCAAGGCGGAGATGGACAAACAGGGCAGGGATCTTGCCTGCTTCATCCAGGTGAATACCGGGGAGGAGCCGCAAAAGGCCGGCATCGCCCCGGGGGACGTCGACGCCTTCGTCGAAGACTGCCGCGGCGAGGTCGGGCTCAACATCGTCGGCCTGATGTGCATTCCGCCGATCGACGAAGCGCCGGGCGCGCATTTCGCGCTTCTTGAAAAAATCGCCAGGCGCAATGGCCTGAGCGGTCTTTCCATGGGCATGTCGTCCGACTACGGGATCGCCATCGGCTTCGGGGCGACCCATGTGCGTGTCGGATCGGCGATCTTTGGCGCACGCGACTACGCGTGA
- a CDS encoding isocitrate lyase/PEP mutase family protein, whose amino-acid sequence MPSPADKLRALLAQDKLHVMPCCFDALSARLIEQAGFGLTFMSGFAASASRIGQPDLGLMSYGEVLDQTRNIADAVRIPLLADGDTGYGNAMNVRRTVAGFAKAGAAAVMIEDQVAPKRCGHTPGKAVVAREEAFDRIRAANDAKAAGADILILARTDARHEHGLGEAIGRAAKFSELGADILFVEAPRTVQEMETICRELPGPKMANIVEGGETPDLPHKELEDLGFAIAAYPLTLMASAMKAMVHTLERLKSGQDRTADLMDFGELRERIGFNDYYEVSSRYETSRRD is encoded by the coding sequence ATGCCGTCTCCGGCCGACAAGCTCCGCGCCCTGCTTGCGCAGGACAAGCTGCACGTCATGCCCTGCTGTTTCGATGCGCTGTCCGCCAGGCTGATCGAGCAGGCGGGTTTCGGACTGACCTTCATGTCCGGCTTTGCCGCATCCGCCTCGCGGATCGGCCAGCCTGATCTCGGCCTGATGTCCTATGGCGAAGTGCTGGACCAGACCCGCAATATAGCCGATGCGGTCCGGATCCCGCTGCTGGCCGACGGCGATACCGGCTATGGCAACGCGATGAATGTGCGCCGGACGGTGGCCGGTTTTGCCAAGGCCGGCGCCGCAGCGGTGATGATCGAGGATCAGGTGGCACCAAAACGTTGCGGCCACACGCCGGGCAAGGCCGTCGTCGCGCGCGAGGAGGCCTTTGACCGGATTCGGGCCGCCAATGACGCCAAAGCGGCGGGCGCTGATATCCTGATCCTCGCCCGCACCGACGCCCGCCACGAACACGGGCTCGGAGAAGCGATCGGGCGGGCGGCGAAGTTCAGCGAACTGGGCGCGGATATCCTCTTTGTGGAAGCGCCGAGGACCGTCCAGGAAATGGAGACCATCTGCCGCGAGCTGCCGGGGCCGAAAATGGCGAATATCGTCGAGGGCGGCGAGACGCCAGACCTGCCGCACAAGGAACTGGAAGACCTCGGTTTCGCGATCGCCGCCTATCCGCTGACGCTGATGGCAAGCGCGATGAAGGCCATGGTCCACACGCTGGAGCGGTTGAAATCCGGTCAGGACCGGACTGCGGATCTGATGGATTTCGGCGAATTGCGCGAACGGATCGGGTTCAACGACTATTACGAGGTGTCTTCGCGGTACGAAACGTCCAGGCGTGATTGA
- a CDS encoding TrkH family potassium uptake protein yields MNFRAIALPIGRLLLLISLLMIIPAMADVFASNPDWQVFLTSALVLGTTGVLMTLAFRGERPPGNFREALIFVNAAWFAFSFAGAIPFYFSGLGISFTDAFFETASGVTTTGSTILTGLDVLPPGILLWRSLLQWIGGIGVIAIGIWLLPGLRVGGSQLFALESSEKTNKPYGHVGPFVYRLLAIYGGLTVSCVLLYLMCGMSFFNAVNHAMTTVSTGGFSTSDQSFGQFPGLAAYWVAIFFMLASAVPFLYLIRSIEHRRFGEDIQIILLLGIVAAAAFTVFLLQRFMVEDAPFQTFTFAAFNVVSVITTTGYAANDYLQFGTAVIAIFFVLTFFGGCSGSTSGGFKMFRVAILTSYIRALLRRIVRPHRVIDARYQGHAVSNTVLEGILVFAVLYTGAFAAFSVVYMMLGMDLETALSASITALANVGPGIGETIGPSGTFQSLSDTAKWFLASEMILGRLEILAGILLLSPDFWLE; encoded by the coding sequence ATGAATTTTCGCGCCATAGCGTTGCCGATCGGTCGGTTGCTGCTGCTGATTTCGCTCCTGATGATCATCCCGGCGATGGCGGATGTTTTCGCGTCAAATCCGGACTGGCAGGTCTTCCTCACATCCGCGCTGGTTCTCGGCACCACGGGCGTCCTGATGACCCTGGCGTTCCGGGGCGAACGCCCGCCCGGCAATTTCCGCGAGGCGCTCATCTTCGTGAATGCCGCCTGGTTCGCCTTTTCCTTCGCCGGCGCGATCCCCTTCTATTTCAGCGGCCTCGGCATCAGTTTCACCGACGCGTTTTTTGAAACCGCTTCAGGCGTGACCACGACCGGGTCCACCATTCTCACCGGCCTCGATGTCCTGCCGCCCGGCATCCTCCTGTGGCGCAGCCTCCTGCAGTGGATCGGCGGGATCGGGGTTATCGCCATCGGCATCTGGCTGTTGCCGGGCCTGCGTGTCGGCGGAAGCCAGCTCTTCGCGCTGGAGTCGTCTGAGAAAACCAACAAGCCTTACGGTCATGTTGGTCCGTTCGTTTACCGGCTGCTGGCGATTTACGGCGGGCTGACGGTGTCCTGCGTCCTGCTCTACCTGATGTGCGGCATGAGCTTCTTCAACGCCGTGAACCATGCCATGACCACGGTCTCGACCGGCGGGTTTTCGACATCCGACCAGTCATTCGGGCAGTTTCCGGGTCTTGCCGCCTATTGGGTGGCCATTTTCTTCATGCTGGCCTCGGCCGTGCCGTTTCTCTATCTGATCAGGAGCATCGAGCACAGGCGCTTCGGCGAGGACATCCAGATTATCCTGCTGCTGGGCATCGTGGCCGCCGCTGCCTTTACTGTCTTTCTGCTCCAACGGTTCATGGTGGAAGACGCGCCGTTCCAGACCTTCACCTTCGCGGCCTTCAATGTCGTCTCGGTCATTACGACAACCGGCTATGCGGCCAACGACTACCTTCAATTCGGCACCGCCGTCATCGCGATCTTTTTCGTGCTGACATTCTTCGGCGGCTGCAGCGGATCGACCTCGGGCGGTTTCAAGATGTTCCGGGTCGCGATCTTGACCAGCTACATCAGGGCCCTCCTCCGCAGAATTGTCCGTCCGCACCGCGTCATCGACGCCCGGTACCAGGGACATGCCGTCAGCAACACCGTTCTGGAAGGCATTCTCGTGTTCGCGGTGCTCTACACCGGCGCGTTCGCGGCCTTTTCCGTAGTCTATATGATGCTGGGCATGGATCTGGAAACCGCCTTGAGCGCCTCGATCACCGCCCTGGCAAATGTCGGCCCCGGCATCGGCGAGACGATCGGCCCCTCGGGAACATTCCAGTCGCTTTCCGACACCGCGAAATGGTTTCTGGCCAGCGAGATGATCCTCGGCCGGCTCGAGATCCTCGCCGGAATCCTGCTGCTGAGCCCGGATTTCTGGCTGGAATAA
- the holA gene encoding DNA polymerase III subunit delta — MTVLKAGDIDRYVANPPAEGGVVLIFGPDTGLVSERAARLVAKASEGQDDPFNLIKIDASDISSDPNRLIDEVLTVPLFGGRRVVWVKDASAKNLNPAVEPVLKLDDWQTLVVLEAGDIKKGVGLRKLIEAHKRAVALPCYADSDRGIDQLIDEETREAGLSISREARAALHSLLGGDRMASRGELKKLCLYALGKGRIDSEDVEAIIGDASAFETSQLIDAAASGDLATLDHGLERLSEAGSKASVIANQALKHFQHLHRMRIDIDKGRNAQQVVDNQRPPIFFSRKPKFAQQLRIWSLNDLERAMGILSEATKISRLNDALGVPVLSEALLKLGRAARARNQRR, encoded by the coding sequence GTGACCGTCCTGAAAGCAGGCGACATTGACCGCTACGTCGCCAACCCTCCGGCGGAAGGCGGCGTTGTCCTGATTTTCGGCCCCGATACGGGCCTGGTTTCGGAGCGGGCCGCAAGGCTGGTGGCAAAAGCCTCCGAAGGCCAGGACGATCCTTTCAATCTCATCAAGATCGACGCTTCCGACATCAGCTCGGATCCGAATCGATTGATCGACGAAGTGCTGACCGTGCCGCTTTTCGGCGGGCGGCGGGTCGTCTGGGTGAAAGACGCGTCGGCCAAGAACCTCAATCCGGCTGTCGAGCCGGTGCTCAAGCTGGACGACTGGCAAACGCTGGTGGTGCTGGAAGCCGGTGACATCAAGAAGGGTGTCGGCCTCAGAAAACTGATCGAAGCTCACAAACGCGCCGTCGCCCTGCCATGTTACGCCGACAGCGACCGCGGCATTGACCAGCTGATCGACGAGGAAACGCGAGAAGCCGGCCTTTCGATCAGCCGCGAGGCCAGGGCTGCCCTTCACAGCCTGCTTGGCGGCGACCGCATGGCGAGCCGCGGAGAGCTCAAGAAGCTCTGCCTCTATGCACTCGGCAAGGGCCGCATCGACAGCGAGGATGTCGAGGCGATTATCGGCGATGCCTCCGCTTTCGAAACCTCCCAGCTGATAGATGCCGCCGCATCCGGCGATCTCGCCACGCTGGATCACGGGCTGGAACGGTTGTCGGAAGCCGGATCGAAAGCCTCCGTGATCGCCAACCAGGCCCTCAAGCATTTCCAGCATTTGCATCGGATGCGAATCGATATCGACAAGGGCAGGAACGCCCAGCAGGTGGTCGATAACCAGCGCCCGCCGATCTTCTTCAGCCGGAAGCCGAAATTCGCGCAGCAGCTACGCATCTGGTCCCTGAATGATCTGGAGCGGGCCATGGGCATTCTGAGCGAAGCCACGAAGATATCGCGCCTGAATGACGCGCTCGGCGTCCCGGTGCTCTCCGAAGCCCTGCTGAAACTCGGCCGCGCCGCCCGGGCGCGCAACCAGCGGCGATAG
- a CDS encoding TRAP transporter small permease, whose translation MRAFFLFLQALAWTAALLFILAGCMLTYEVLARYLFIAPTIWAAELAQLCLIWGTMIGMPWLLKTGRHISVDAMTDRLGPAGRRLCHVLAMLVIAAFSAVVAWKGGAIFHESFARGRTTGSMLDLPTWVAELAIPVGFALLFVQALIEVASEPKGSNAEEAVPE comes from the coding sequence ATGAGAGCCTTTTTCCTGTTTCTTCAGGCGCTCGCCTGGACTGCTGCGCTGTTGTTCATTCTCGCCGGCTGCATGCTCACCTACGAGGTTCTGGCACGGTACCTGTTCATCGCGCCGACCATCTGGGCCGCCGAGCTTGCCCAGCTGTGCCTGATCTGGGGCACGATGATCGGAATGCCCTGGCTCCTGAAGACGGGGCGGCATATCTCCGTCGATGCCATGACGGACCGCCTCGGTCCGGCGGGCAGGCGCTTGTGCCATGTGCTCGCCATGCTCGTCATTGCCGCTTTCAGCGCGGTGGTCGCCTGGAAGGGCGGCGCCATCTTCCACGAGTCGTTCGCGCGCGGCCGGACAACCGGATCCATGCTCGACCTGCCGACCTGGGTCGCCGAGCTGGCCATTCCGGTCGGGTTTGCGCTCCTGTTCGTCCAGGCTTTGATTGAAGTGGCAAGCGAGCCAAAGGGCTCGAATGCCGAAGAGGCGGTGCCGGAATGA
- the leuS gene encoding leucine--tRNA ligase codes for MATERYNAREVEARWQKIWNDKDVFVTHNDDPRDKYYVLEMFPYPSGRIHMGHVRNYAMGDVVARYKRARGFNVLHPMGWDAFGMPAENAAMQNKVHPKDWTYENIATMRDQLKIMGLSLDWSREFATCDVSYYTQQQRLFLKFLDAGLVYRKNAKVNWDPVDMTVLANEQVIDGRGWRSGALVEQRELTQWFFRISDYSEDLLEAIDTLDRWPDKVRLMQKNWIGRSEGLRVRFEFTQPAPNGDKTLEIFTTRPDTLYGASFMGLSPDHPISARVAETNPEIKAFIEECRRIGTSEEAIEKAEKKGLDTGLRVKHPLDDSIELPVYVANFILMDYGTGAIFACPAHDQRDLDFARKYGLPVKPVVLPKDADPASFDVDDEAFTDDGVIFNSDFLDGLSIADAKEAVARKLEGVKVDGAPQAERQVNYRLRDWGISRQRYWGCPIPVVHCDDCGVVPERDENLPVQLPDDINFDKPGNPLDRHPTWRDTSCPNCGKAARRETDTMDTFVDSSWYFARFTAPDCDQPTDPEAANGWLPVDQYIGGIEHAILHLLYSRFFTRAMQKVGALDLKEPFKGLFTQGMVTHETYRLGEGGNGRWIAPADIRIEDVDGKRRATLIDTGEEVAIGSIEKMSKSKKNTVDPTDIIDTYGADTARWFMLSDSPPERDVIWTEDGVQGAWRFVQRVWRLISDIAEKTEPRSRSAPNVEGKALDLRRASHKTLAAASADLDSLGFNRAVARLYELVNMLSKVCNEGVEDAGTEYAVREAADYLVQMMAPMMPHLAEECWSVLGHDNLISDAKWPEADEALLSEDTVTYPVQINGKKRGELTIAKEASKEEVEAATLALDVVQKALAGNPPKKLIVVPQRIVNVVA; via the coding sequence ATGGCAACGGAACGGTACAATGCGCGCGAAGTGGAAGCGCGCTGGCAGAAGATCTGGAACGACAAGGACGTCTTCGTCACCCATAACGACGACCCTCGCGACAAATATTATGTCCTCGAGATGTTCCCCTATCCGTCCGGCCGCATTCACATGGGCCATGTGCGCAACTATGCGATGGGTGACGTCGTCGCCCGCTACAAGCGCGCCAGGGGCTTCAATGTCCTGCACCCCATGGGCTGGGACGCATTCGGCATGCCGGCGGAGAATGCCGCCATGCAGAACAAGGTCCATCCCAAGGACTGGACCTATGAAAACATCGCCACCATGCGCGACCAGCTCAAGATCATGGGACTTTCCCTGGACTGGAGCCGCGAATTCGCGACCTGCGACGTCAGCTACTACACCCAGCAGCAGCGCCTGTTTCTGAAATTCCTCGACGCCGGCCTCGTCTATCGCAAGAACGCCAAGGTGAACTGGGATCCGGTCGACATGACCGTTCTGGCCAATGAACAGGTGATCGACGGCCGCGGCTGGCGCTCCGGCGCCTTGGTGGAACAGCGCGAACTGACCCAGTGGTTCTTCAGGATCTCCGATTATTCGGAAGATCTCCTGGAGGCGATCGATACGCTGGACCGTTGGCCGGACAAGGTGCGGCTTATGCAGAAGAACTGGATCGGCCGGTCCGAAGGCTTGCGCGTCCGCTTTGAATTCACCCAGCCGGCTCCCAACGGCGACAAGACGCTCGAGATCTTCACCACCCGTCCGGACACCCTGTACGGCGCGTCCTTCATGGGCCTGTCCCCGGACCATCCGATTTCAGCCCGGGTCGCCGAGACCAATCCGGAAATCAAAGCCTTCATCGAAGAATGCCGGCGGATCGGAACTTCCGAAGAAGCTATTGAAAAAGCTGAGAAAAAGGGCTTGGACACCGGCCTGCGCGTCAAGCATCCGCTCGACGATTCGATCGAACTGCCGGTTTATGTCGCCAACTTCATCCTGATGGATTACGGCACCGGTGCGATCTTCGCCTGCCCGGCGCACGACCAGCGCGACCTGGATTTCGCCCGCAAGTACGGACTGCCGGTCAAACCCGTCGTGCTGCCGAAGGACGCCGATCCGGCGAGCTTCGACGTGGATGATGAAGCCTTTACCGATGACGGCGTCATCTTCAATTCCGATTTCCTAGACGGACTTTCCATTGCCGACGCCAAGGAAGCCGTCGCCCGGAAGCTGGAAGGCGTAAAGGTGGACGGTGCACCCCAGGCCGAGCGCCAGGTAAACTACCGCCTGCGCGACTGGGGCATTTCCCGTCAGCGCTATTGGGGTTGTCCGATCCCGGTCGTTCATTGCGACGACTGCGGCGTCGTTCCGGAAAGGGACGAAAACCTGCCGGTCCAGCTGCCGGACGACATCAATTTCGACAAGCCGGGCAACCCGCTCGACCGTCACCCGACCTGGCGCGACACCTCCTGCCCGAATTGCGGCAAGGCGGCAAGGCGCGAAACGGATACCATGGACACGTTCGTGGATTCCTCATGGTATTTCGCCCGCTTCACCGCGCCTGACTGCGACCAGCCGACCGACCCGGAGGCGGCGAACGGCTGGTTGCCGGTCGACCAGTATATCGGCGGCATCGAGCACGCGATCCTGCACCTGCTCTATTCGCGCTTCTTCACACGGGCGATGCAGAAGGTCGGGGCGCTGGATCTGAAGGAACCCTTCAAGGGCCTCTTCACCCAGGGCATGGTGACCCACGAGACCTATCGTCTGGGTGAAGGCGGCAACGGCCGCTGGATCGCCCCGGCCGATATCCGCATCGAGGACGTCGACGGCAAACGCCGCGCCACCCTCATCGACACCGGCGAGGAGGTCGCGATCGGCTCGATTGAAAAAATGTCGAAGTCGAAAAAGAACACCGTCGACCCGACCGACATCATCGACACCTACGGCGCCGACACGGCACGCTGGTTCATGCTGTCCGACAGCCCGCCCGAGCGCGACGTCATCTGGACCGAAGACGGCGTCCAGGGCGCCTGGCGCTTCGTTCAGCGCGTCTGGCGCCTGATCAGCGACATTGCCGAAAAGACCGAACCGCGCAGCCGCTCCGCACCGAATGTCGAAGGGAAGGCCCTCGATCTGCGGCGCGCAAGCCACAAGACGCTGGCCGCCGCTTCGGCCGATCTCGACAGTCTCGGCTTCAACCGGGCGGTCGCGCGCCTCTACGAGCTGGTCAACATGCTCAGCAAGGTCTGCAATGAGGGCGTGGAAGATGCCGGCACCGAATACGCGGTCCGGGAAGCGGCGGACTATCTGGTCCAGATGATGGCGCCGATGATGCCGCATCTTGCCGAGGAATGCTGGTCGGTTCTCGGCCACGACAACCTGATTTCCGATGCCAAGTGGCCCGAAGCCGACGAAGCTTTGCTGAGCGAGGACACGGTTACCTATCCCGTTCAGATCAACGGCAAGAAGCGCGGCGAACTGACGATTGCAAAAGAGGCTTCCAAAGAGGAGGTCGAAGCAGCTACCTTGGCGCTGGATGTCGTTCAAAAAGCGCTGGCCGGGAACCCGCCGAAAAAGCTCATCGTGGTGCCGCAAAGGATCGTGAATGTCGTTGCTTGA